From the genome of Oxyura jamaicensis isolate SHBP4307 breed ruddy duck chromosome 2, BPBGC_Ojam_1.0, whole genome shotgun sequence, one region includes:
- the PAXIP1 gene encoding PAX-interacting protein 1 isoform X2, producing the protein MSADEDELKVPEDMFKDVKFFTVGDIDPKVIQLLKAGKAKEVSYNALASHIISEDGDNPEVGESREVFDLPVVKPSWVILSVRCGALLPVNGFSPESCQVFFGVTACLSQVSSEDRSTLWALITFYGGNCQLSLNKKCTHLIVPEPKGEKYECACKHDVIKIVTPDWVLDSVADKSRKEETPYHPRLIIYEEEEEEEEEEEEEAENEEQDSQNEASTDEKLSSPASSREGSPLGDQVFSPKSTTADKAKGELMFDDSSDSSPEKQERNLNWTPAEVPQASTVKRRLPQGKDSGLINLCANVPPVPGNILPPDMRGNLMASVQGAQSSDRQEMMAAWSPAVRTLRNITNSADIQQINRPSNVAHQTHQAQQQQHHPLLHLQPQQLMQLQQQQQQQPQISQQSFQQQQTHQFAQQQQQVHQQHQFAQQQLQFPQQQLHAQQQLHRPQQQLQFQQQHALQQQLHQLQQQQLQQQQLQQLQQQNLQQQQLQHQQQQIQQQQLQQQHLQRLHQQHQQQQMQNQAAQHLTQTSQALQHQVVTQQQQHHQQQQTQLQQQPLFGHDPAVEIPEEYFLLGCVFAIADYPEQMSDKQLLATWKRIIQAHGGTVDPTLTSRCTHLLCESQVSNMYAQALRERKRCITAHWLNSILKKKKMVPPHRALHFPVAFPPGGKPCSQHIISVTGFVDSDRDDLKLMAYLAGAKYTGYLCRSNTVLICKEPSGLKYEKAKEWRIPCVNAQWLCDILLGNFEALRQIQHSRYTVFSLQDPLSPSQHLVLNLLDSWRVPLKVSPELLMGVRLPLKPKQNEPSLQPSSKRARIEDLPPPTKKLTPELTPMVLFTGFEPMQVQQYIKKLYILGGEVAESAQKCTHLIASKVTRTVKFLTAISVVKHIVTPEWLEECFKCQKFVDEQNFVLRDAEAEVLFCFSLEESLKRAQVAPLFKGKFFYITPGICPSLSTMKAIVECAGGKVLSKQPSFRKLMEHKQNKSLPEIILISCENDLHLCREYFARGIDVHNAEFVLTGVLTQTLDYESYKFT; encoded by the exons ATGTCGGCGGACGAGGACGAGCTGAAAGTCCCGGAGGATATGTTCAAAGACGTCAAGTTCTTCACCGTGGGGGACATCGACCCGAAG GTTATTCAGCTTCTGAAGGCTGGGAAAGCAAAGGAGGTTTCTTACAATGCGCTGGCTTCTCATATTATTTCTGAAGACGGGGACAATCCAGAGGTTGGAGAGTCTCGTGAAGTTTTCGATCTCCCGGTGGTGAAG ccttCCTGGGTGATCTTGTCTGTTCGCTGTGGAGCTCTTCTGCC TGTAAATGGCTTCTCTCCAGAATCATGTCAGGTCTTTTTTGGAGTCACTGCCTGTCTCTCTCAG GTTTCGTCTGAAGACCGAAGCACGCTGTGGGCTTTGATTACTTTTTATGGAGGGAATTGCCAGCTGAGCCTAAATAAGAAGTGTACTCATTTGATTGTGCCTGAGCCGAAGGGG gagAAATACGAATGTGCTTGTAAACATGACGTCATTAAAATTGTGACACCAGACTGGGTACTGGATTCTGTAGCTGATAAGTCTAGAAAAGAAGAGACTCCTTATCATCCTCGCTTAATTATATacgaggaggaagaagaggaggaggaggaagaggaggaagaagcagaaaatgaagagcaagATTCTCAAAATGAAGCCAGTACTGATGAGAAATTATCAAGCCCAGCATCTTCTCGAGAAGGGTCACCTTTGGGTGATCAGGTTTTCTCACCAAAATCTACTACTGCTGATAAGGCAAAAGGGGAACTGATGTTTGATGATTCTTCAGATTCTTCTCCGGAAAAGCAAGAGAGGAATTTGAATTGGACGCCAGCTGAAGTTCCCCAGGCATCCACAGTAAAGCGTAGGTTGCCTCAAGGGAAAGACTCCGGGTTAATTAATTTATGTGCCAATGTCCCGCCGGTGCCAGGGAATATCTTGCCTCCGGATATGAGAGGCAATTTGATGGCTTCGGTCCAAGGTGCCCAAAGTTCTGATCGACAAGAAATGATGGCTGCGTGGAGCCCGGCAGTGCGGACGTTAAGGAATATTACTAATAGTGCTGATATTCAGCAGATTAATAGACCGTCAAATGTAGCACAT CAGACACATCaagcacagcagcaacagcaccATCCTCTTTTACATCTTCAACCTCAACAACTTATGCAgctacaacagcagcagcagcaacagccccAGATTTCCCAGCAGTCCTTCCAGCAGCAACAGACTCACCAgtttgcacagcagcagcagcaggttcaTCAGCAGCATCAGTTCgcgcagcagcagcttcagttTCCGCAGCAGCAGTTGCAcgcccaacagcagctccaccgtcctcagcagcagctccagttCCAACAGCAGCATGCTTTGCAACAGCAGCTtcatcagctgcagcagcagcagctccagcagcaacagttgcagcagctccagcaacaGAACCTCCAGCAACAACAgctgcagcatcagcagcagcaaattcagcagcagcaactgcagcagcagcacctacAGAGATTACACcaacagcatcagcagcagcaaatgcagaACCAGGCAGCACAACACTTAACTCAGACATCTCAAGCACTACAGCATCAGGTCGtgacccagcagcagcaacaccaccagcagcaacaGACACAACTGCAACAGCAGCCGCTTTTTGGGCATGATCCTGCAGTAGAAA TTCCAGAAGAATATTTCCTGCTGGGCTGTGTCTTTGCAATTGCTGATTACCCAGAACAGATGTCTGATAAACAGCTGTTAGCGACGTGGAAACGG ATCATTCAAGCACATGGTGGGACAGTGGACCCTACACTTACGAGCAGATGCACACATCTTCTCTGTGAAAGCCAAGTCAGTAACATGTATGCTCAG GCtttaagagaaaggaagagatgcaTAACAGCACATTGGCTGAACTCAAtcttgaagaagaagaaaatggtaCCACCTCATCGAGCCCTTCACTTCCCAGTGGCATTTCCACCAGGAGGAAAGCCATGCTCTCAAcat atAATCTCTGTGACAGGATTCGTTGATAGTGACAGAGATGACCTCAAACTAATGGCCTACCTAGCTGGTGCCAAATACACGGGCTATCTGTGCCGCAGCAACACTGTTCTCATCTGCAAAGA ACCCAGTGGCTTGAAGTATGAGAAAGCCAAAGAGTGGAGAATACCCTGTGTAAATGCACAATGGCTCTGTGACATACTGCTAGGAAACTTTGAAGCTTTACGGCAGATACAGCACAGCCGCTATACAGTATTCAGTCTTCAAGATCCACTTTCTCCTAGTCAACATCTAGTTCTCAATCTTCTAG ATTCTTGGAGAGTTCCACTAAAGGTGTCACCAGAACTTCTAATG GGTGTGAGGTTGCCTTTGAAACCAAAGCAAAACGAACCGAGTCTTCAGCCATCTTCCAAAAGAGCAAG GATTGAAGACCTACCGCCACCTACTAAAAAGCTCACCCCGGAATTGACACCGATGGTGCTCTTCACAGGATTTGAGCCTATGCAAGTTCAACAGTACATcaag AAACTGTATATCCTGGGAGGCGAAGTAGCAGAATCAGCCCAGAAATGCACCCACCTCATTGCCAGTAAAGTGACCCGCACTGTCAAATTCCTGACAGCAATTTCTGTAGTCAAGCACATAGTCACTCCGGAGTGGTTAGAAGAGTGCTTCAAATGCCAGAAGTTCGTTG ACGAGCAGAACTTTGTGCTGAGGGATGCTGAAGCTGAGGTGCTTTTCTGCTTTAGTTTAGAAGAGTCCCTAAAGAGAGCACAAGTGGCTCCGCTGTTCAAG gGAAAGTTCTTCTATATCACACCTGGAATTTGTCCTAGTCTTTCCACCATGAAAGCTATTGTGGAATGTGCAGGAGGAAAAGTGTTATCTAAGCAGCCTTCTTTTCGAAAGCTCATGGAGCATAAGCAGAATAAA agtTTGCCAGAGATAATCTTGATTTCCTGTGAAAATGACCTTCACTTATGTCGAGAATATTTTGCTAGAGGCATAG ATGTCCACAATGCTGAGTTTGTCCTGACCGGAGTACTTACTCAAACGCTGGATTATGAATC ATATAAATTTACTTGA
- the PAXIP1 gene encoding PAX-interacting protein 1 isoform X1, with translation MSADEDELKVPEDMFKDVKFFTVGDIDPKVIQLLKAGKAKEVSYNALASHIISEDGDNPEVGESREVFDLPVVKPSWVILSVRCGALLPVNGFSPESCQVFFGVTACLSQVSSEDRSTLWALITFYGGNCQLSLNKKCTHLIVPEPKGEKYECACKHDVIKIVTPDWVLDSVADKSRKEETPYHPRLIIYEEEEEEEEEEEEEAENEEQDSQNEASTDEKLSSPASSREGSPLGDQVFSPKSTTADKAKGELMFDDSSDSSPEKQERNLNWTPAEVPQASTVKRRLPQGKDSGLINLCANVPPVPGNILPPDMRGNLMASVQGAQSSDRQEMMAAWSPAVRTLRNITNSADIQQINRPSNVAHILQSLSAPTKSLEQQVNHSQQGHPNAVLFSQVKLTPETHLLQQTHQAQQQQHHPLLHLQPQQLMQLQQQQQQQPQISQQSFQQQQTHQFAQQQQQVHQQHQFAQQQLQFPQQQLHAQQQLHRPQQQLQFQQQHALQQQLHQLQQQQLQQQQLQQLQQQNLQQQQLQHQQQQIQQQQLQQQHLQRLHQQHQQQQMQNQAAQHLTQTSQALQHQVVTQQQQHHQQQQTQLQQQPLFGHDPAVEIPEEYFLLGCVFAIADYPEQMSDKQLLATWKRIIQAHGGTVDPTLTSRCTHLLCESQVSNMYAQALRERKRCITAHWLNSILKKKKMVPPHRALHFPVAFPPGGKPCSQHIISVTGFVDSDRDDLKLMAYLAGAKYTGYLCRSNTVLICKEPSGLKYEKAKEWRIPCVNAQWLCDILLGNFEALRQIQHSRYTVFSLQDPLSPSQHLVLNLLDSWRVPLKVSPELLMGVRLPLKPKQNEPSLQPSSKRARIEDLPPPTKKLTPELTPMVLFTGFEPMQVQQYIKKLYILGGEVAESAQKCTHLIASKVTRTVKFLTAISVVKHIVTPEWLEECFKCQKFVDEQNFVLRDAEAEVLFCFSLEESLKRAQVAPLFKGKFFYITPGICPSLSTMKAIVECAGGKVLSKQPSFRKLMEHKQNKSLPEIILISCENDLHLCREYFARGIDVHNAEFVLTGVLTQTLDYESYKFT, from the exons ATGTCGGCGGACGAGGACGAGCTGAAAGTCCCGGAGGATATGTTCAAAGACGTCAAGTTCTTCACCGTGGGGGACATCGACCCGAAG GTTATTCAGCTTCTGAAGGCTGGGAAAGCAAAGGAGGTTTCTTACAATGCGCTGGCTTCTCATATTATTTCTGAAGACGGGGACAATCCAGAGGTTGGAGAGTCTCGTGAAGTTTTCGATCTCCCGGTGGTGAAG ccttCCTGGGTGATCTTGTCTGTTCGCTGTGGAGCTCTTCTGCC TGTAAATGGCTTCTCTCCAGAATCATGTCAGGTCTTTTTTGGAGTCACTGCCTGTCTCTCTCAG GTTTCGTCTGAAGACCGAAGCACGCTGTGGGCTTTGATTACTTTTTATGGAGGGAATTGCCAGCTGAGCCTAAATAAGAAGTGTACTCATTTGATTGTGCCTGAGCCGAAGGGG gagAAATACGAATGTGCTTGTAAACATGACGTCATTAAAATTGTGACACCAGACTGGGTACTGGATTCTGTAGCTGATAAGTCTAGAAAAGAAGAGACTCCTTATCATCCTCGCTTAATTATATacgaggaggaagaagaggaggaggaggaagaggaggaagaagcagaaaatgaagagcaagATTCTCAAAATGAAGCCAGTACTGATGAGAAATTATCAAGCCCAGCATCTTCTCGAGAAGGGTCACCTTTGGGTGATCAGGTTTTCTCACCAAAATCTACTACTGCTGATAAGGCAAAAGGGGAACTGATGTTTGATGATTCTTCAGATTCTTCTCCGGAAAAGCAAGAGAGGAATTTGAATTGGACGCCAGCTGAAGTTCCCCAGGCATCCACAGTAAAGCGTAGGTTGCCTCAAGGGAAAGACTCCGGGTTAATTAATTTATGTGCCAATGTCCCGCCGGTGCCAGGGAATATCTTGCCTCCGGATATGAGAGGCAATTTGATGGCTTCGGTCCAAGGTGCCCAAAGTTCTGATCGACAAGAAATGATGGCTGCGTGGAGCCCGGCAGTGCGGACGTTAAGGAATATTACTAATAGTGCTGATATTCAGCAGATTAATAGACCGTCAAATGTAGCACAT ATCTTACAATCACTTTCAGCACCTACAAAAAGCTTAGAACAACAAGTAAATCATAGCCAACAGGGACATCCAAACGCGGTGCTGTTTAGTCAAGTGAAACTAACACCAGAGACACATTTGTTACAGCAGACACATCaagcacagcagcaacagcaccATCCTCTTTTACATCTTCAACCTCAACAACTTATGCAgctacaacagcagcagcagcaacagccccAGATTTCCCAGCAGTCCTTCCAGCAGCAACAGACTCACCAgtttgcacagcagcagcagcaggttcaTCAGCAGCATCAGTTCgcgcagcagcagcttcagttTCCGCAGCAGCAGTTGCAcgcccaacagcagctccaccgtcctcagcagcagctccagttCCAACAGCAGCATGCTTTGCAACAGCAGCTtcatcagctgcagcagcagcagctccagcagcaacagttgcagcagctccagcaacaGAACCTCCAGCAACAACAgctgcagcatcagcagcagcaaattcagcagcagcaactgcagcagcagcacctacAGAGATTACACcaacagcatcagcagcagcaaatgcagaACCAGGCAGCACAACACTTAACTCAGACATCTCAAGCACTACAGCATCAGGTCGtgacccagcagcagcaacaccaccagcagcaacaGACACAACTGCAACAGCAGCCGCTTTTTGGGCATGATCCTGCAGTAGAAA TTCCAGAAGAATATTTCCTGCTGGGCTGTGTCTTTGCAATTGCTGATTACCCAGAACAGATGTCTGATAAACAGCTGTTAGCGACGTGGAAACGG ATCATTCAAGCACATGGTGGGACAGTGGACCCTACACTTACGAGCAGATGCACACATCTTCTCTGTGAAAGCCAAGTCAGTAACATGTATGCTCAG GCtttaagagaaaggaagagatgcaTAACAGCACATTGGCTGAACTCAAtcttgaagaagaagaaaatggtaCCACCTCATCGAGCCCTTCACTTCCCAGTGGCATTTCCACCAGGAGGAAAGCCATGCTCTCAAcat atAATCTCTGTGACAGGATTCGTTGATAGTGACAGAGATGACCTCAAACTAATGGCCTACCTAGCTGGTGCCAAATACACGGGCTATCTGTGCCGCAGCAACACTGTTCTCATCTGCAAAGA ACCCAGTGGCTTGAAGTATGAGAAAGCCAAAGAGTGGAGAATACCCTGTGTAAATGCACAATGGCTCTGTGACATACTGCTAGGAAACTTTGAAGCTTTACGGCAGATACAGCACAGCCGCTATACAGTATTCAGTCTTCAAGATCCACTTTCTCCTAGTCAACATCTAGTTCTCAATCTTCTAG ATTCTTGGAGAGTTCCACTAAAGGTGTCACCAGAACTTCTAATG GGTGTGAGGTTGCCTTTGAAACCAAAGCAAAACGAACCGAGTCTTCAGCCATCTTCCAAAAGAGCAAG GATTGAAGACCTACCGCCACCTACTAAAAAGCTCACCCCGGAATTGACACCGATGGTGCTCTTCACAGGATTTGAGCCTATGCAAGTTCAACAGTACATcaag AAACTGTATATCCTGGGAGGCGAAGTAGCAGAATCAGCCCAGAAATGCACCCACCTCATTGCCAGTAAAGTGACCCGCACTGTCAAATTCCTGACAGCAATTTCTGTAGTCAAGCACATAGTCACTCCGGAGTGGTTAGAAGAGTGCTTCAAATGCCAGAAGTTCGTTG ACGAGCAGAACTTTGTGCTGAGGGATGCTGAAGCTGAGGTGCTTTTCTGCTTTAGTTTAGAAGAGTCCCTAAAGAGAGCACAAGTGGCTCCGCTGTTCAAG gGAAAGTTCTTCTATATCACACCTGGAATTTGTCCTAGTCTTTCCACCATGAAAGCTATTGTGGAATGTGCAGGAGGAAAAGTGTTATCTAAGCAGCCTTCTTTTCGAAAGCTCATGGAGCATAAGCAGAATAAA agtTTGCCAGAGATAATCTTGATTTCCTGTGAAAATGACCTTCACTTATGTCGAGAATATTTTGCTAGAGGCATAG ATGTCCACAATGCTGAGTTTGTCCTGACCGGAGTACTTACTCAAACGCTGGATTATGAATC ATATAAATTTACTTGA